Part of the Cyprinus carpio isolate SPL01 chromosome A23, ASM1834038v1, whole genome shotgun sequence genome, AAGACATTATAGATCAGTATAATCAGTATAATATAGATCAggacaaaaaaaatgattttactttCTACAGTCCTGTGAATTTTTGTATTAAAGGCTGTTTTCTTAATCCCCCTCCTGCTGAATTTCTTACCATTATTGCATGCTCAAGCAAACATTATAAATTGCATCATGGAATTTTCgcgcatcagggagccgctatcaatatgcggagtatttaaataaatctcttatgAATGAGCACTCGCTGTTTACTTTCACATTCGATTTGGCGATCATGCACAATCTGTGTAAAGAAAGCACATCTTATACGATCAAATATCTGTCAATCTGCCGAGCAGCAAATCCTTCTGCACCTGCCAATCATCTCTACATCCATGATCAGTTAAATCTGACTTCTGCGGCTCATGttgaatgcagggttgccaagtccgcgTTTTCCCCCCAAATGGAGTGgattaaaggtttgaaatattgcataaattacatttgactgaaatgcttgtaacagtgaaacattttgcattctacccaTGATAAACTgtggtagatgttaagttttgtgaaggattGCCACTGGTAAGAAGTCTTTTAGCTTTATGATCAAtttgcataacagtgactgtaaaatatgtgttttaggtatgaaaatgaaatattttgagtTTGGATATTATATAACCCCCTCAAACCACCCACAAACCCAACCAACAATTACACAACACCTGTAAACatgtaaatgtttacattgaTGTTTGGTGTAAATTTAATGTTTAGAGTAAATGCATgtatgccacctctgagcagcataaacagtctgtgtaaagatgcctaaatgccacttcagaagtgcTTCTATGCCACCTCTCCAGAGTAAGTTAAGCATTAGAGGTGCTGaatgaaaaaatatcacaggCATATCCCAATACTGTAGGAAATTCTAAAAACTATTTAACCTTTTAAATCTATCCAAAGTGTTATTGAACTTGTAATCAGTGATGATATGAACCATCATGAGGTTTTCTGTAGTTAACTTTAGATATATTGTAAATGATTTGGTAAAACTGAGTCATTTACTATCTTCTGTATTGCGTAGCCTGTGACTGATCAAGTCATATTAAGGAAGGACATAAGAATAGCTGAGGTCAAATTTGTGACTAATACTGAATAATTGTAATAGCTTGAGACACCAGCACAAACTAAGACCGGTTTTAGCTGTTATTGTCAGTAGGGACACATGAAGCACACTTTTAGGTTacctgactttttttcttttttttacagtactgaGTTTGTGAACATTGTGCTTTAAAgtataaaatgtatgaatgtagaTACAATCACACAATAGGTGCTATTAACTGGGCCTAGTGTTGCATGGTACCATGATCCCTCCCACTGTCCTGCCTGCAGTCTCTCCTCCCTCTGTGTCCTAGATTTTGTTGAAATGATGTCATTGTATTTGTCACGTGAACAACTTGACTCTTTTTTCCTGCTCTGTCAGTGTCAGTGAGCTGTTTGCATCTCTGTCTTGGTTTCTGCAAAACTGGaagcctgtttgtgtgtgtttaaacatacCCATGACTGCACATCCCTAATTGCAGGGTCTGGACATCTGAGCACAACGATCGGTTTGAGCCTCCTACTCACTTCCCCAACTCAGCTATCTCTGGTATTTCAGGCAGTTTGTTGAGTTTTTCAGACTCTTGTTTCcttagcttaaatgtttaaataaatatgaccCTTATCAGTACAACATAGCAAAAATCTCAAATCATCCAAGCTTAGCATTCCAACGGAAGTGTCCAATTGGCTGGAATACTGTAGGGAATTTTCACAGCTGCTGCTATGAGAATAGAATGGGAGAGATGGGTCTGTGTGCAGTTGCCAGTGGTGAGCAAACTTTAAACATAAACCACTCAACCTATTTGGTATTCTGCCACTGACTGTGTGTACTTAATGTCAGTCTGTAACCCATATTAAATGAgtaatggactttttttttacaccagcTAAATGCTTGCAGTGAATATAAGAAGCCTCtatttttatatagtgttttataataacaGGTGTTGCTTCCTTTTGTAAATCAACTATTGTAATCTGCTTCTGAACATTTGTTTTCCTTTAGTCTTTCCAAGATGGTAGGAggttattataaataatgcagCAACTTTAGCATCCTAGCTTACTGTATGTTCACTGATACAGTATTCTGTATTTacttataaaaaaacatacactgaTATAAATCATGTTACAATAATCTGTctaatgcatttatgtaaactCTATTGTTCAGATATCAAAATGTCTCCAGATAACATCTGGAAGTAGTGAAGGCAGAAGACAAGCTCTGAATCTGAATAAAAAAGATAATCATAGTATGTCCTTCGGTATTTGCACATCACTTTGCATATCATTCTTTTGTTATATCTTGTTCTTTTCCTGCTATGTCCCTGCAGGATAGCTGTAGTCCGTTTTAGGCCTGCACCATTGACAATATTGATTTTTGGTCCTTGTCTTAATGGGTTGTCCGCTGCAGCGTGCAGAATCAGAGATTATGCTGAAAAAGCAACAGAGATGTAATCTGTTTTACAGAGCAGCTGATTTATCTGGCATTAGGACTTGTCTACAAAAGTGCAAAATGAGAGGACTAAACATGGAAGgatgttacaaaaatgtatcaaatacaGGCATAACCATTATTAatgaacaatttaaaagaatACCAACAGAAGCAGGTGTatacattgtttatataatttaactaCAGTGAATTCCTATAAGGTATAGGAAAGCGTTATTATTCTAAACATGTCCGAGGAGCTTTATGAGACCTGTCTTCACTGCTGAACTGTTGTTAGCAACCAGCCTATAAACAGTAAAATGAACGCTCATGCATGAAAACGAGGAAAGAGAAGAACCATAGTTTAAAGTattataattttgcatttatCAGCtgcaatataatgtttaaaatgcaagTATATATACTACCAATatatccacaaaaaatatttttattcaatatcaagtctatctatctatctatctatctatctatctatctatctatatatatatatatatatatatacatatacatatacatacatatatatatatatatatatatatgtatgtactgcAGAAGTAGGGCTGTTTATGGCAGAAGTTTATGGCAAACAAAGCAAGTGACAGAGTACAAACATTAAATTCCCTGAGACAATCATCTTCAAAGGCCAACGGCCATGAGTggctcaaaaaatatatttattcaatatatatttgctcaatatttttattctggaagaCAATGTTTTTGGGCTCACATAAAATGTACTAGAGGAAATGTACCTTTATCCTTATAATATTGCAATTATTGTGTTTATACTATCAGAACTCTCAGTTTCAGTGCCTGTAATGAAGACAGTAACTGAAAATATCCACTTGCATTTAACATGcaatacatcttaaaaaaaaattatttattcctaaGATAGATAgagacatacagccaagtatggtgacccatactaagaattcatgctctgcatttaacccatccaaagtgcacacacacacatactgtacactgtgaacacacacctggagcagtgggcagacatcTATGCTGCGGCCTGAGGGttcagtaccttgctcaagggcacctcagtcatggtattgccggcccgagactcgaacccacaaccttagggttaggagtcaaactctctaaccattaggccacaacttccgatggatggatggatggatggatggatggatggatggatggatggatggatggatggatggatggatggatggatggatggatggatggatggatggatggatggatggatggatggatggatggatggatggatggatggatggatggatggatggatggatggatggatggatggatggatggatggatggatggatgctctgttcaatagatggatggatggatggatggatggatggatggatggatggatggatggatggatgctctGTTCATGatgacaaaatcaaaatgtgGTGTTGGGGTAACTAAATAGGGCCAGCTGGAAGAACTGGTGTTAAAACGGTTGGGCCTTCCCCTCATTCCCTGCTGGGGCAGCTGCATCCTCCCCCCTGAGTGTTGCTATTCAGATTTGGGGTCATGTGACATATGGCCATTAATGTAGGCTTGTGTATTATCTCCAGGATACTAGTCGGTATCTAAGCAACTCCATTATTCATCTCCTAGCAACGGCTGGAGCCTGGGAGGAGGGTGCGGGGGGTTGGGTGTCTTTTAGTGTCCTGGCCTATATTTCCTCAATGACTATGCAGGGTCATTTCACCTCATACATTtatgaatcaatattttaaacATGTCAGTAATCATTTAATTCAGTTAGTTGATATTCAAATGCGTTTTTCTGAAAAGGAATAGTGAGGAGATGCTGTTTAATGGCAGCTGATTGTCACAGTTATAGAATGTGTTGCAAAACATTTGTAACTGTTGTTTTTGCCTGTACAtcctttatatttttacagtcttACATTTTATTCTGTCACCTCAGCAGATCATGAATAATAGTAATTTCATTCCTGTAGCTCATTTGAAATTGGTTTAAGTGCAACTTGGTTTAACTATATACAATAGTCCCTCTCTTAGTTCTTTTTCGGAACACAAAGATAACAGTTTAAAGAACAGGAAAATATGTGACAGCTCAGGCAAAACTCTTAAAAGGGGCATAAGAAGAGAACAGATGGAGAATAGGCTGATCAAGTTACACAAAGATGCTGGTACATACTGTAAAGGTTCAGATGTTGTacaataaaacaagtaaataaataaataaaaatcctgatGCATGGTTATATTAATCCAACCAATTTTGAGTCATTAAAAGGATGTAATAGGATGTTGAGGGAGAACAACCAAACTTATATCAAATTAGAGTTTCACTTTATCCTTTCTATCAGCTGACTAAAGCATCATTCTAAAGATCTGATAGTTGATTTTGAACAAAATCTTTGATTCCTGAACAATTAAGTATTGGAATAAAACGTTCTTCGGTATGATTCAGTGTTTCAGATCTATTGGGTGAGGTTCTGGGAGGTGTCTAACTAAACCCTAATCTTCCTGACAACCAATAGAAATTAGTCTGGCCCTTCGAACTGGGCAGATTTCATCGCGTCTGACCAATCACTGGTAAGAAACGTGGTCGCCTGGGCAACACTCATATATAAAGTGATGTCAGTCCGTTATAACGTTATTCTTCTTACATCGACCCCTTAGTTGTCGAACTGTAAGATCTCTCCGTTAAGAATCTTTTCTCACCCGGCCAAGCAACATTAACAGAAACAATGGTGAGCACGGATTCatatacttaatatttattacttattgaaatttttattaatgtatcttatgtttaattaatatgtcgggtatataaaatatagttttatgaaAAACATACCTTTAAAGAAAAGATTTAGTATAcgtattttcaaaaaaaaaaaaaaaaaaaaaaaaaaaacactttggttTTGTAAATGGTGTGTttgaaatctatttttattattattttaaaattaatttttgcatttaaaatgtattttatacaaatatgtgTTTAGAACCTAAAAaagaatatggaaaaaataaGAGGTTTTGGGAATATGAAGCACGCTAGAACGAGACAACAAGAGAATGGAGCCGCATAAATAAAATGGGTGTAGCCGGCTCCATGCTGTCCGGCACGGTGTCATATTGAATCagtggagaaaaaagaaaaagaaaaaagaaacatgagaTGCAGCGCCTCCCAAAGGATatggtcatttattttttaaatatttgtaaaatatttatttgttataaatattaattaagaatattttaaagaACGGTTTATTCGAGGGATGATATTCGcgattaaatttatttatttgaagaaaacgTATCGCATTTCAGGGCGGTGGGTGAAGCTGTTAAATATTCATGGTGATGTTGGCGGCATCACTAATGCAGCTGATGGACATCACATTACCAGTAAACCAGCAGCTGATTGTGTTATGTGATCACTTCTTCTGACATGATATCTCACTGGGATATAATTGCAAAGAAACAGGATATAGAGGCTGAATGTAGCATTAGAAGTTCAAATGTTAGGTGAAATACAGCTTGACGAGCTAAAGCTTTGCATGTGACTAACATTTATATGCTGCAGTGATGTTTATTTGGTTTGACTTTTAACTTTTGCCTTTTTCTTCACAGCGTGAGTGCATCTCTATCCATGTTGGTCAAGCTGGAGTCCAGATTGGCAATGCCTGCTGGGAACTCTATTGTCTTGAGCATGGAATCCAGCCGGATGGGCAGATGCCCAGTGACAAGACCATTGGAGGAGGTGATGATTCCTTCAATACCTTCTTCAGTGAGACGGGAGCTGGAAAGCACGTCCCCAGGGCTGTGTTTGTAGACCTGGAGCCCACTGTCATTGGTAAGAGAATGGGACTTGATTTAAGTTatgattattgtgtgtgtgtcaaagttCTCCATTCGTTAAACATTTCTTCTTGACCTGTCTGTCCAGATGAGGTGCGCACTGGGACATACCGTCAGCTGTTCCACCCTGAGCAGCTCATCACAGGAAAGGAAGATGCTGCCAATAACTACGCCCGTGGTCACTACACTATTGGAAAAGAAATCATTGACCTGGTGCTGGACAGGATTCGCAAACTGGTAGGTAGttgcaaatgaacaaacaaacaaaattaatgatatattatattgGGTTAATTACCATACTGTTTTTTTTCAGGCTGACCAGTGCACAGGCCTCCAGGGTTTCCTGGTGTTTCACAGCTTTGGTGGTGGAACCGGTTCTGGCTTCACCTCTCTGCTGATGGAGCGTCTGTCTGTCGACTATGGCAAGAAGTCTAAGCTGGAGTTCTCCATCTACCCTGCTCCTCAGGTCTCCACCGCTGTGGTAGAGCCTTACAACTCCATCCTGACCACCCACACCACCCTAGAGCACTCTGACTGCGCCTTCATGGTAGACAATGAGGCCATTTACGATATTTGCCGTAGGAACCTTGACATTGAGCGTCCTACTTACACCAACCTCAACAGGCTTATTGGCCAGATTGTGTCCTCCATCACAGCCTCCCTCAGGTTTGATGGTGCCCTCAATGTCGATCTGACCGAGTTCCAGACCAACTTGGTGCCCTATCCTCGTATCCACTTCCCACTGGCTACCTATGCCCCAGTGATCTCTGCAGAGAAGGCTTACCATGAGCAGCTCTCTGTGTCTGAAATCACTAATGCTTGCTTcgagccagccaatcagatggtGAAATGTGACCCACGTCACGGCAAGTACATGGCTTGCTGCCTGCTGTACCGTGGTGACGTGGTGCCCAAAGATGTGAACGCCGCAATCGCCACCATCAAGACCAAGCGCACCATCCAGTTTGTGGACTGGTGTCCCACTGGTTTCAAGGTTGGCATCAACTACCAGCCTCCCACTGTGGTTCCAGGTGGTGATCTGGCTAAAGTGCAGAGGGCCGTGTGCATGCTGAGCAACACCACAGCCATTGCTGAGGCCTGGGCTCGTCTCGACCATAAGTTCGATCTGATGTATGCCAAGCGTGCCTTTGTGCACTGGTATGTGGGTGAGGGTATGGAGGAGGGCGAGTTCTCAGAGGCCAGAGAGGACATGGCTGCCCTGGAAAGATTACGAGGAGGTCGGTGTTGATTCTGTTGAGGGTGAGGGAGAAGAGGAGGGCGAGGAGTATTAAATGACGGAAAGTGCAACATGCAAGAacaatgaaatggaaaaatgcaaGAAGTGGAGAATAACAACCAATGAAAATGATGTTGTTACAATTCTTTGGACATCTGAAATAAACCTCATTTTCAAACTAATTAAGTTGTCTTAAtcattgtgtatatttatgtaggTTATAGCAGATATAAGCAATAATAGTGTTATAATTATCCACAATAGAACAggtgacaaataattattaaagtttttaaatcttTCAACATAACACTTCTTTCCACAACAATACTGAGGAAAATTTATACATACAGTTCATACATACATATGTTAGATAGAATACATGAATGTCATGAATGAGACAGAAATTACCATACAAGTAAAAAGCAGTTTCACCTAACTTGGGTTCCATTCAGAAAGTAACAGGAACACAACATGTAGAGAAACATTAGCCTTAACAAACAATAACGTAACATTCATTGCTTCagcaaattaaaacattttcacgAAAGTCCTTTATGACTATTTTCATTCTTTATGATCCAGTTTTAAAAAAGATAAGATCTTTTCCTTGCAGCAACATTTCCATAAGATCAATTCAGTCGGTGTAAGTATGTGGGGCAGTTCAGatataacattacatttaacacAAAAGTATGATTCCTGAGTCAGAGTTATGTGGTTTTCTGACGAACATATAATCAGCATAAAATGATAAGCTTTGGGTGTACTTTACTTATAAAAATCAGATCTGAATTACCAAAAAAAGTTTCCTCATGCCAAGTCTCTGATTAATGAAATGAactctgcctttgtttttttctctttctaaatGGCAGGTAATTATGTGAACAAAGAATAAACAATAAGCACATTGTCAAAGATTTGATTAACTGGTTGggtaacacaaaatacatttaaatataagaaCAGCCATTTATGCCCATAATTATGTACAGTTCTATACACcctattttatacaaaaatatcaaaagataaaatgttctttaattatattaaatgttacattttcacatGACTAATCCATCATTACTCAAGTTCGACCCGCCTCGTACAGCATTATGCCACAGACGTTATTGTTCAAAGGTTAGAATCAGCCAATGGGGTGTTACCGATTCTCAGACGAGCCAATGGGGATGTGACAGGATGCAAAAGTTCTCCTTGCGCGTGCTCCGCCTTGGTGACGACTGACAGAAAAGTATAAATATTCCCACCCACCTCACAGGCGTCTCATTCTTCTCACTAGACTCATAAAAGTCGTACCGTGAGAGCGCTAATAACAGCAAACCTACGATTTccatctcatatttatttattttttacaaaaaaaatcaagtttgaaaATGGTGAGTACAAAACTTGTGTAACTTATAGAGGTGTCATTATCGTTAAATATGGGCGTTTTACATCGCCTGTGATAACGGTGTTTAGACACAGCATTTAAAATTATggatcattattttaatatttagatgtgttttgGTTCTGTATGTTTAAGTAGTTCGCCTATGAAGTTATTTTCTTTGTCTCATTTTGTAGGTATTTGAACTCGAgaattaaatgtttgattttaaacgTTTTTCTTCTTAAACGTTAATacgttttttttgtcatgttttacatttttaatataaagggaaaaaaaataaaaacgtaacGTTATTTCTTAtagaa contains:
- the LOC109063719 gene encoding LOW QUALITY PROTEIN: uncharacterized protein LOC109063719 (The sequence of the model RefSeq protein was modified relative to this genomic sequence to represent the inferred CDS: inserted 2 bases in 1 codon), whose product is MRECISIHVGQAGVQIGNACWELYCLEHGIQPDGQMPSDKTIGGGDDSFNTFFSETGAGKHVPRAVFVDLEPTVIDEVRTGTYRQLFHPEQLITGKEDAANNYARGHYTIGKEIIDLVLDRIRKLADQCTGLQGFLVFHSFGGGTGSGFTSLLMERLSVDYGKKSKLEFSIYPAPQVSTAVVEPYNSILTTHTTLEHSDCAFMVDNEAIYDICRRNLDIERPTYTNLNRLIGQIVSSITASLRFDGALNVDLTEFQTNLVPYPRIHFPLATYAPVISAEKAYHEQLSVSEITNACFEPANQMVKCDPRHGKYMACCLLYRGDVVPKDVNAAIATIKTKRTIQFVDWCPTGFKVGINYQPPTVVPGGDLAKVQRAVCMLSNTTAIAEAWARLDHKFDLMYAKRAFVHWYVGEGMEEGEFSEAREDMAALXKDYEEVGVDSVEGEGEEEGEEYQQTYDFHLIFIYFLQKKSSLKMRECISVHVGQAGVQIGNACWELYCLEHGIQPDGQMPSDKTIGGGDDSFNTFFSETGAGKHVPRAVFVDLEPTVIDEVRTGTYRQLFHPEQLITGKEDAANNYARGHYTIGKELIDLVLDRIRKLADQCTGLQGFLVFHSFGGGTGSGFTSLLMERLSVDYGKKSKLEFSIYPAPQVSTAVVEPYNSILTTHTTLEHSDCAFMVDNEAIYDICRRNLDIERPTYTNLNRLIGQIVSSITASLRFDGALNVDLTEFQTNLVPYPRIHFPLATYAPVISAEKAYHEQLSVSEITNACFEPANQLVKCDPRHGKYMACCLLYRGDVVPKDVNAAIATIKTKRTIQFVDWCPTGFKVGINYQPPTVVPGGDLAKVQRAVCMLSNTTAIAEAWARLDHKFDLMYAKRAFVHWYVGEGMEEGEFSEAREDMAALEKDYEEVGADSVEGEDEGEEY